The Desulfurella amilsii region GCCTTTATTATCATTGCAACACCAAACGGACCATAGCCTTCATAGAGCACTTCTTCGTAAGAAACGCCAGATAACTCTCCAGCACCTTTTAAAATAGCTTTTTCAATGTTTTGCTTAGGCATGTTTGCTTCTTTTGCACGATCTATTGCTAACCTTAATCTTGGGTTGGATTCTGGGTCTTTACCGCCAAGCCTTGCTGCTATTGTAAGTTCTTTGATAATTTTTGTGAAGACAGCCCCGCGTTTGCTATCTTCTTTTGCTTTTTTGTGCTTAATTGTGCTCCATTTATTATGACCTGACATAAAAACTCCTTTCTAAAGATTGATTACAATTTTGCCAATGTTAATTCCATTTGCTTTTGATATTTACCGCCCTTATCTGCGTAGCTTGTAGCACAAACCTTATCAGCCTTAAAGAATATTACCTGTGCTATGCCTTCATTGGCATAAATCTTGGCAGGCAGTGGCGTTGTATTTGAGATTTCTATTGTAACGTATCCTTCCCACTCTGGCTCAAACGGCGTTACATTAACGATTATACCGCACCTTGCATAAGTAGATTTACCCACGCATATAGTTAGGATATCCCTTGGGATTCTAAAATACTCTACGCTTTTAGCTAAACAAAAGCTGTTAGGCGGTATAATACACACATCACCTTTAAAGTCCACATAAGCGTTTGCATCAAAGTTTTTTGGGTCTACAATTGCAGTGTTTACATTTGTAAAAATTTTAAACTCATCTGATATACGCATATCGTAGCCGTAGCTTGAAGTGCCAAAAGATATAACCCTATTGCCGTTAACTTCTTTAACCTGTTTTGCTTTAAATGGTTCAATCATACCTTTTGAAGCCCTTTTAATAATTTCAGAATCGCTTAAAACTGACATAACTTACGGCCCCTCTTTTTTAATAATTTTTCCAACAAAATGAAGCAATAGCCATTTTTTTTCTTTTTTAAATTCCTCTTCATCTTCAAATTTTAGTTTGTTCATGTCAGTTTTATCTAGTGCTATACCATTTTTTTGCAAAGCTTTTTCTAAAATTAGGATATACTCGGCTATTTCTTCAAGTTCTTCAACTATTGTCCACTTTGGTGCTTTATCTAATATCATGTTGATAGCATCAATTACATCTTCTTCTGTTGGTTCTTTTACAGGCTCTAAGCCTTCATCAAAAACATCCATCAAACCTCCAAGTATTTTTTTGTTAAATTTACA contains the following coding sequences:
- the dcd gene encoding dCTP deaminase, with the protein product MSVLSDSEIIKRASKGMIEPFKAKQVKEVNGNRVISFGTSSYGYDMRISDEFKIFTNVNTAIVDPKNFDANAYVDFKGDVCIIPPNSFCLAKSVEYFRIPRDILTICVGKSTYARCGIIVNVTPFEPEWEGYVTIEISNTTPLPAKIYANEGIAQVIFFKADKVCATSYADKGGKYQKQMELTLAKL